A single region of the Microlunatus panaciterrae genome encodes:
- a CDS encoding DUF5318 family protein, translated as MWSQREVIDYALQRRSTLEALRRPGRNLARLDACDADPMLIRAAKHHGEPTDAVCPVCDSTELTLLHYTFGDQLGQYSGRIKRVAELEQMAHEFGEFKVVVVEVCPPCGWNHMIMSYLLGDGVKRKPPRRQQTVEDIYG; from the coding sequence ATGTGGTCGCAGCGGGAAGTCATCGATTACGCGCTGCAGCGTCGGTCCACCCTGGAGGCGCTGCGGCGTCCTGGTCGCAATCTCGCACGGCTGGACGCCTGCGACGCGGACCCGATGCTGATCCGCGCAGCCAAGCATCACGGCGAGCCGACGGACGCCGTTTGCCCGGTCTGTGACTCGACTGAGCTGACCCTGCTGCATTACACCTTCGGCGACCAGCTCGGGCAATACTCCGGCCGGATCAAGCGGGTCGCCGAGCTGGAGCAGATGGCGCACGAGTTCGGCGAGTTCAAGGTGGTCGTCGTCGAGGTCTGCCCACCGTGCGGTTGGAACCACATGATCATGTCGTACCTGCTGGGTGACGGCGTCAAGCGGAAGCCTCCGCGCAGGCAACAGACAGTTGAGGACATTTATGGCTAA